CGCCCGATCGCGCGCGCCTGCAGCTTCCACCGCTACCACTGGGACTAGCAGCGCCCGGCACTACCTATCGACCAGTTGAGCCTGTCGGCGGGTGCTTCCAGAGGGGGCTGCGCCCCCTCTGGCGCGGCTGTCGCCGCTGTCACCCCCAGGGACAGTCGCGCCCTGCAGTTGCACGTTCTCGCTTGGCCTGCGCGAGCTGCGTTTCGTCAGCAAACTTCGCGCGGATGGGCTAGGTCGCGGTCTGCACGCGGGTGACGGTCCACTCGAGCCGGGGGCAGACCAGCCCCTTGCGCGCTCGGGTCACCGCCAGGCCCGGCGCAGCGCCCTCCATCACGTCGAAGACCATGAGGTTCTGCAGGATCGCCGGCGCGACCAGCCCGGGCAGTTCCATGACGACGGAGAGAGCGCGCCGGCCGGGGGCGAGGAACCCGGCCGGGATGCGGACGCGGGCGACGTAGCGGCCCGCGTCGCGCTGCTCGGCAACCCGCGGGTCGTCGACGTCCAGGCTCGTGAAGATCGGCGCGCCGGCCTGGACGCTCGAGATTTCGATGCCCAGCCGCAGCGCAGGCAGCGGCACGCGCACCGCGTACTCGATCTCGACCTCGAAGTCGTGCCCGGCGTCGACGGCCGCGACCCGGTCGCCGCGCTGGTTGAGCAGCCCCAGGCCGTGCACCGCGACGCGCGCGTCCCGCTGCGGCGTGATGCCGCCCTCCCAGTTGCGCGCACCCGAGGCCTCCGCGACGCTGGCGAGGTAGGCCTCCACGACCTCCTCGGTCGGGCCGTCCATGCGGATGCGGCCGCCGGCGATCCAGAGCACGCGGCTGCACAGCTCGACGATGGAGCCGAAGCGGTGGCTGACGAGGATCACCGTCCGGCCGTGGCCGGCGAGGTCCTCCATCTTGCCGAGGCACTTGTGCTGGAAGCTCGCGTCGCCGACCGAAAGGATCTCGTCGAGCAGCAGCACGTCGGCCTCGAGGTGGGCGGCCACCGCGAACGCCAGGCGCGTGCGCATCCCGCTGGAGTAGCGCTTGACCGGTGTCTCGATGAAGTCCGCGATGTCCGCGAAATCGATGATCGCGTCGAGCTTCTGGCGGATCTCCCCCTCGCGCATGCCGAGGATCGCGCCGTTGACGAAGATGTTCTCGCGGCCGGTGAGCTCCGGGTGGAAGCCGGTGCCGACCTCCAGCAGCGAGGCGACGCGCCCGGCCATGAGTGCCCGCCCGCTCGTCGGCGCCGTGACGCGCGCCAGCAGCTTGAGCAGGGTCGACTTGCCCGCACCGTTGGCGCCGATGACGCCGAGCACCTCGCCGGGGGCGACCTCGAAGGAGACGTC
Above is a genomic segment from bacterium containing:
- a CDS encoding ABC transporter ATP-binding protein; the protein is MSSVAVRAERLSKEYRLGVRGRETLLEEVRHWVISRRGAPPPAPGPAAHDHVMRRLAGQMDPQRPGWFWALKDVSFEVAPGEVLGVIGANGAGKSTLLKLLARVTAPTSGRALMAGRVASLLEVGTGFHPELTGRENIFVNGAILGMREGEIRQKLDAIIDFADIADFIETPVKRYSSGMRTRLAFAVAAHLEADVLLLDEILSVGDASFQHKCLGKMEDLAGHGRTVILVSHRFGSIVELCSRVLWIAGGRIRMDGPTEEVVEAYLASVAEASGARNWEGGITPQRDARVAVHGLGLLNQRGDRVAAVDAGHDFEVEIEYAVRVPLPALRLGIEISSVQAGAPIFTSLDVDDPRVAEQRDAGRYVARVRIPAGFLAPGRRALSVVMELPGLVAPAILQNLMVFDVMEGAAPGLAVTRARKGLVCPRLEWTVTRVQTAT